CGCGACACCGGCCTGGTGGAGGGCGATCGGTTCAGCATCGAGACCATGCGCCGCGCGGTCGCGATGGAGATGCTCGGCGACGGGCGCGTGTGCGCCGACATGGGCGCCCCGATGACGATCGACAACGGCGCCGAATTCACGCCCGCGCCGCTGGCCCCGGAGACGCTGACCATCGACGGCGTCGAACAGGAATTCACCCCGGTAAGCATGGGCAACCCCCACGCGGTGGTGTTCGTGGACGACCTCGACTTCGACCTGGCGGCGGTCGGCACCCGGTGGGAACACCATCCGCGCTTCCCGCAGCGCACCAACACCGAATTCGTGGTGCCGCTGGCCCGCGACCGGCTGCGCATGCGGGTGTGGGAACGCGGCAGCGGAGAAACCCTGGCCTGCGGCACCGGAGCGTGCGCCGCGGCCGTGGCGGCCGTGGTCACCGGGCGCGCCGACCGCCGCGTAACGCTGCACCTGCGCGGCGGCGACCTGGAGATTCACTGGTCGCCGGACGACAATCAC
This window of the Spirochaetaceae bacterium genome carries:
- the dapF gene encoding diaminopimelate epimerase — translated: MMQIPFVKMHGIGNDYVYLDRASRRRGRAADAPECAMPDVAEEQWPALAQAIADRHFGVGGDGLVLILRGDAAPLRMRMFNADGSEAEMCGNAVRCVARYARDTGLVEGDRFSIETMRRAVAMEMLGDGRVCADMGAPMTIDNGAEFTPAPLAPETLTIDGVEQEFTPVSMGNPHAVVFVDDLDFDLAAVGTRWEHHPRFPQRTNTEFVVPLARDRLRMRVWERGSGETLACGTGACAAAVAAVVTGRADRRVTLHLRGGDLEIHWSPDDNHVYMTGPASYVFSGTFTWQTTEQS